One segment of Carya illinoinensis cultivar Pawnee chromosome 1, C.illinoinensisPawnee_v1, whole genome shotgun sequence DNA contains the following:
- the LOC122300788 gene encoding protein FAR1-RELATED SEQUENCE 5-like: MNAFFEGYVHSRTNLKEFVDQFDNALKKKIENENLADFQSFNVTIPCISRSPIEKRFQELYTIAKFKEVQQQVNGIIDLNPKLAPSDGAIKTYMVEDEVALEEFTKLVTYFVDFSEVDAVAKCSCGLFEMRGILCRHILAVFRCNDIRYLLEIYILDRWRKDIKRRYTLIHSSYDEGDQRPDANRYSSLLSIYYQMITHAASSRKHTEDARSKLHAMIELYRANEEPPSFT; the protein is encoded by the coding sequence atgaatgcattcTTTGAAGGTTATGTACATTCTAGAACAAACTTAAAGGAGTTTGTAGACCAATTTGATaacgccttgaaaaaaaaaattgagaatgaaaatctcGCAGACTTCCAGTCATTTAATGTCACAATTCCCTGCATATCTAGATCTCCGATTGAAAAGAGGTTCCAAGAGTTGTACACGATTGCTAAGTTCAAGGAAGTTCAGCAACAAGTCAACGGTATCATTGACTTGAATCCGAAGTTAGCACCAAGTGATGGTGCAATAAAGACATATATGGTTGAGGATGAAGTAGCTTTGGAGGAGTTCACTAAGTTGGTTACGTATTTTGTGGACTTTAGTGAGGTTGATGCAGTTGCAAAGTGCTCTTGTGGattatttgagatgaggggAATATTATGTCGGCACATTTTGGCTGTATTCCGATGTAACGATATTAGATATTTGCTGGAAATATAcattttagatcgatggaggaaggatATTAAAAGGCGATACACATTAATCCACAGTAGCTATGATGAAGGGGACCAACGACCCGATGCTAATAGATATTCAAGTCTTTTGAGCATTTATTATCAGATGATTACTCATGCAGCTAGTTCGAGAAAGCATACTGAGGATGCGAGAAGTAAGTTACATGCGATGATTGAGCTCTATCGTGCCAATGAAGAACCCCCATCTTTCACTTAA